From one Anaeromyxobacter diazotrophicus genomic stretch:
- a CDS encoding PP2C family protein-serine/threonine phosphatase — MDAPALPVAAAGAEPGRRDFDAYVEELVQAWSATTALVGIVLVPLFLVLDWRVLPPALFARCALYRAVVVAGLALQVVVVKTTRPGRWSYLHGYGASLLVGGAITWMTVDQGGFDSSYYAGLNLVIVAVNLFLPWRAVHSALNSLLTIAVYVAANLRWGGPYEPGRLLDHLYFLGGTAVIGVVLGHVKHRLVEREFSARAALTDANARLVRARRDLQAARDALWGEMEVATRIQTALLPPDRALGPYRVAALMLPAAEVGGDYYDIVESDAGARWVAIGDASGHGVEAGLVMMMAQTAVQTVVHHHPTFGPASVFRTVNRVLFEDVSRLGGGRYMTVNLVRLEPDRLVLAGKHQDLLVWRAAERRVETVVNEGAWLGLVREVEGEVPEQVVPMAPGDAALFYTDGAVEAVGREGAMFGEARLAEALGRAAALGPAEALRAILGEVTRFQVRQADDVTLMLVRREA; from the coding sequence ATGGACGCTCCGGCGCTGCCCGTCGCCGCGGCTGGCGCCGAGCCCGGGCGCCGCGACTTCGACGCCTACGTCGAGGAGCTCGTCCAGGCGTGGAGCGCCACCACGGCCCTGGTCGGGATCGTCCTCGTCCCGCTGTTCCTGGTGCTCGACTGGCGGGTGCTCCCCCCGGCGCTCTTCGCGCGCTGCGCGCTCTACCGGGCGGTGGTGGTGGCGGGCCTCGCCCTGCAGGTCGTGGTGGTGAAGACCACGCGCCCGGGCCGGTGGAGCTACCTGCACGGCTACGGCGCCTCGCTCCTCGTCGGCGGGGCCATCACCTGGATGACGGTCGACCAGGGCGGCTTCGACTCGAGCTACTACGCCGGCCTGAACCTCGTCATCGTGGCGGTGAACCTGTTCCTTCCCTGGCGCGCCGTCCACTCCGCGCTGAACTCGCTCCTCACCATCGCCGTGTACGTGGCGGCGAACCTCCGCTGGGGCGGGCCGTACGAGCCGGGCCGGCTCCTCGACCACCTGTACTTCCTGGGCGGGACCGCCGTGATCGGCGTGGTGCTCGGGCACGTGAAGCACCGGCTCGTCGAGCGCGAGTTCAGCGCCCGCGCCGCGCTCACCGACGCCAACGCGCGGCTCGTCCGCGCGCGCCGCGACCTGCAGGCCGCCCGCGACGCGCTCTGGGGCGAGATGGAGGTGGCGACCCGGATCCAGACGGCGCTGCTCCCGCCGGACCGGGCGCTCGGCCCGTACCGGGTGGCCGCGCTCATGCTGCCGGCCGCCGAGGTGGGCGGCGACTACTACGACATCGTGGAGAGCGACGCCGGGGCGCGCTGGGTGGCGATCGGCGACGCCTCGGGCCACGGCGTCGAGGCGGGCCTCGTCATGATGATGGCGCAGACCGCCGTCCAGACGGTGGTGCACCACCACCCGACGTTCGGCCCCGCGAGCGTGTTCCGCACCGTGAACCGGGTGCTCTTCGAGGACGTCTCGCGGCTCGGCGGTGGCCGCTACATGACGGTGAACCTGGTGCGCCTGGAGCCGGACCGGCTCGTCTTGGCCGGCAAGCACCAGGACCTCCTCGTCTGGAGGGCGGCGGAGCGGCGCGTCGAGACCGTCGTGAACGAGGGCGCCTGGTTGGGCCTGGTGCGGGAGGTGGAGGGGGAGGTGCCGGAGCAGGTGGTGCCCATGGCGCCCGGCGACGCCGCGCTCTTCTACACCGACGGCGCGGTGGAGGCGGTCGGGCGCGAGGGCGCCATGTTCGGCGAGGCGCGCCTGGCGGAG
- a CDS encoding ATP-binding protein codes for MDAVALDLRLPPAWDAILAAWEPCHETLGRAGLSPEEIEPLCMVARELLENAVKYGSYAAGEAIELRVRISPGDVTIEVKNPVGGTPEQLRRVREALRSLRGEDPMQAYVERLKALAALPAEASGGLGLARIACEGRGLLDFHLDGQSRLAVSAVWLRTRDPI; via the coding sequence ATGGACGCGGTCGCGCTCGACCTCCGGTTGCCGCCCGCGTGGGACGCGATCCTCGCCGCGTGGGAGCCGTGCCACGAGACGCTGGGTCGGGCCGGGCTCTCCCCCGAGGAGATCGAGCCGCTCTGCATGGTGGCGCGCGAGCTGCTCGAGAACGCCGTGAAGTACGGGTCGTACGCCGCGGGCGAGGCGATCGAGCTCCGGGTCAGGATCAGCCCCGGCGACGTCACCATCGAGGTGAAGAACCCGGTGGGCGGCACGCCGGAGCAGCTGCGTCGCGTCCGCGAGGCGCTGCGGTCGCTGCGCGGCGAGGACCCCATGCAGGCCTACGTGGAGCGGCTCAAGGCGCTCGCCGCCCTGCCGGCCGAGGCGAGCGGCGGGCTCGGCCTCGCCCGCATCGCCTGCGAGGGGCGCGGGCTGCTCGACTTCCACCTCGACGGCCAGAGCCGCCTGGCCGTGTCGGCGGTCTGGCTGCGCACCCGGGACCCCATCTGA
- the phoU gene encoding phosphate signaling complex protein PhoU, whose amino-acid sequence MPTTHTDKAYDRELQELRDKLLAMGGKVEAAIAGSVRAVVERDAELARSIKTSDAEVNRLEVEIDDACRRLLALRQPAASDLRFITTALKIVTDLERMGDLAVNVADRALELHQAPPLGPQHDLTSLAEAAEAQLAKALDAFVQRDAVRAEEVMRGDGLLDALYLKIFNELLALMMEDSRAIRRATALMFAAKHLERFGDHAINLAEMVIYMVRGTDVRHPRSRLAR is encoded by the coding sequence ATGCCCACCACCCACACCGACAAGGCCTACGACCGCGAGCTGCAGGAGCTCCGCGACAAGCTGCTCGCCATGGGCGGCAAGGTCGAGGCCGCCATCGCCGGCAGCGTGCGCGCGGTGGTCGAGCGCGACGCCGAGCTGGCCCGGAGCATCAAGACGAGCGACGCCGAGGTGAACCGGCTCGAGGTGGAGATCGACGACGCCTGCCGGCGGCTGCTGGCGCTCCGCCAGCCCGCGGCGAGCGATCTGCGCTTCATCACCACCGCGCTCAAGATCGTCACCGACCTGGAGCGGATGGGCGACCTCGCGGTCAACGTCGCCGACCGCGCGCTCGAGCTGCACCAGGCCCCGCCGCTCGGGCCGCAGCACGACCTCACCTCGCTGGCCGAGGCGGCCGAGGCGCAGCTCGCCAAGGCGCTCGACGCCTTCGTGCAGCGCGACGCCGTGCGGGCCGAGGAGGTCATGCGCGGGGACGGGCTGCTCGACGCGCTCTACCTCAAGATCTTCAACGAGCTGCTGGCGCTCATGATGGAGGACTCGCGCGCCATCCGGCGCGCCACCGCCCTCATGTTCGCCGCCAAGCACCTGGAGCGGTTCGGCGACCACGCCATCAACCTGGCCGAGATGGTCATCTACATGGTGCGCGGCACCGACGTGCGGCACCCGCGCAGCCGGCTCGCGCGCTGA
- the pstB gene encoding phosphate ABC transporter ATP-binding protein PstB, giving the protein MRVERLQAWFGDRHVLRDVSLEVPASSVMAVIGPSGCGKSTFLRCLNRMHELVPGARSDGGVFLDGEDLYRRGVDPVLLRRRVGMVFQRPNPFPTMSIRDNVAAGLKLNGFRGTLDEIVERCLRQAALWDEVKDRLKAPATSLSGGQQQRLCIARALAVEPEVLLMDEPASALDPVATAKIEELMHELKERYTIVIVTHNMQQAARVSDYTAFFYMGELVETGATERIFTNPGEQRTEDYVTGKFG; this is encoded by the coding sequence CTGCGGGTCGAGCGGCTGCAGGCCTGGTTCGGCGACCGCCACGTGCTGCGCGATGTCTCCCTGGAGGTGCCGGCCAGCTCCGTGATGGCGGTCATCGGCCCGTCCGGCTGCGGCAAGTCCACCTTCCTGCGCTGCCTCAACCGCATGCACGAGCTCGTGCCGGGCGCGCGCTCCGACGGCGGCGTCTTCCTCGACGGCGAGGACCTCTACCGGCGCGGGGTGGACCCGGTGCTGCTGCGCCGGCGGGTGGGCATGGTCTTCCAGCGGCCGAACCCGTTCCCCACCATGTCCATCCGCGACAACGTCGCGGCCGGCCTCAAGCTCAACGGCTTCCGCGGCACGCTCGACGAGATCGTCGAGCGGTGCCTGCGGCAGGCGGCGCTGTGGGACGAGGTGAAGGACCGCCTCAAGGCGCCCGCCACCTCGCTCTCGGGCGGGCAGCAGCAGCGGCTCTGCATCGCCCGCGCGCTGGCGGTGGAGCCGGAGGTCCTGCTCATGGACGAGCCGGCGAGCGCCCTCGACCCGGTCGCCACGGCCAAGATCGAGGAGCTCATGCACGAGCTCAAGGAGCGCTACACCATCGTCATCGTCACCCACAACATGCAGCAGGCGGCGCGGGTCTCCGACTACACCGCCTTCTTCTACATGGGCGAGCTGGTCGAGACCGGCGCCACCGAGCGCATCTTCACGAACCCGGGCGAGCAGCGGACGGAGGACTATGTCACGGGGAAGTTCGGGTAA
- the pstA gene encoding phosphate ABC transporter permease PstA, with protein MRSLALRRTVNVAVTILCGAMVLVAVIPLGSLLWLVVSHGAAGLNLSFFTSLPTPVGEPGGGVGNAILGTAMLVGLACLVGLPLGIGAGVFLAERGDGPFGRAVRFTAEVFSGVPSIVIGIVAYGLVVVTMHRFSMLAGGLALALLMVPTLARSTEELVRLVPQSLREASLALGVPAWKTSLRVVLRTALGGVVTAVLLAIARAAGETAPLLFTSLNNQYWNVRPDQPTASLTVQIFNYAISPYEDWHQKAWSAALVLLLLVGGLNLLARFALRRSAAGGGHA; from the coding sequence ATGAGGTCGCTCGCGCTGCGCCGCACCGTCAACGTCGCCGTGACCATCCTGTGCGGGGCGATGGTCCTGGTGGCGGTGATCCCGCTCGGCTCGCTCCTGTGGCTCGTGGTCTCGCACGGGGCGGCCGGGCTCAACCTCTCGTTCTTCACCTCCCTCCCCACGCCGGTCGGCGAGCCGGGGGGCGGGGTGGGCAACGCCATCCTCGGCACGGCGATGCTGGTCGGGCTGGCGTGCCTCGTCGGCCTCCCGCTCGGCATCGGCGCGGGCGTGTTCCTGGCCGAGCGCGGCGACGGCCCGTTCGGCCGCGCGGTCCGGTTCACCGCCGAGGTCTTCTCGGGCGTCCCCTCGATCGTCATCGGCATCGTCGCCTACGGCCTGGTGGTCGTCACCATGCACCGGTTCTCGATGCTGGCCGGCGGGCTCGCCCTGGCGCTGCTCATGGTCCCCACCCTGGCCCGCTCCACGGAGGAGCTGGTGCGGCTCGTGCCGCAGTCGCTCCGGGAGGCGTCCCTGGCGCTCGGGGTGCCGGCCTGGAAGACCAGCCTCCGGGTCGTGCTGCGGACGGCGCTGGGGGGCGTCGTCACGGCCGTGCTCCTCGCCATCGCCCGCGCCGCGGGCGAGACGGCGCCCCTGCTCTTCACCTCGCTCAACAATCAGTACTGGAACGTGCGACCCGACCAGCCCACCGCCTCGCTCACCGTGCAGATCTTCAACTACGCCATCAGCCCCTACGAGGACTGGCACCAGAAGGCCTGGAGCGCCGCCCTGGTGCTGCTGCTCCTCGTGGGAGGCCTCAACCTCCTCGCGCGCTTCGCGCTCCGGCGCAGCGCGGCCGGCGGGGGGCACGCGTGA
- the pstC gene encoding phosphate ABC transporter permease subunit PstC — protein sequence MAPPRPPRAAAGGHAGDRLFAAVLTALGGAVLLVVGVVVLELYRVAQPALAKGGLRFLLDRDWDPVLGSFGALPFVYGTLVTSGVALLVAVPVSVGLALFLSEMGPPRLRPIVSFLIETLAAIPSVVYGLWGLFVVVPLLRDHVEPALGRALGFLPLFRGAPIGLGYLAAGLLLAIMILPTISSVTSEVLKTVPSSLREGALALGATRWEAIRLAVLPYARPGILGAVLLGLGRALGETMAVTMVIGNAPEISASLFAPGYSLPAVIANEFAEASGALHLGALAGLALVLFGLALVMNSAARLLVRLVARGGRAAA from the coding sequence ATGGCCCCGCCCCGCCCGCCGCGCGCCGCCGCCGGCGGCCACGCCGGCGACCGCCTGTTCGCGGCCGTGCTGACCGCGCTGGGCGGGGCGGTGCTGCTGGTGGTCGGGGTGGTGGTGCTGGAGCTCTACCGGGTCGCGCAGCCCGCCCTGGCCAAGGGCGGGCTGCGGTTCCTCCTCGACCGCGACTGGGACCCGGTGCTGGGCTCGTTCGGCGCGCTGCCGTTCGTCTACGGCACGCTCGTGACGAGCGGCGTCGCCCTGCTCGTGGCAGTGCCGGTCTCGGTCGGGCTGGCGCTGTTCCTCTCCGAGATGGGGCCGCCCCGGCTCCGGCCGATCGTGTCGTTCCTCATCGAGACCCTGGCGGCCATCCCCAGCGTCGTCTACGGGCTCTGGGGCCTGTTCGTGGTGGTGCCGCTCCTGCGCGACCACGTCGAGCCGGCGCTGGGGCGCGCCCTCGGCTTCCTGCCGTTGTTCCGGGGCGCGCCCATCGGGCTCGGCTACCTCGCGGCCGGCCTCCTGCTCGCCATCATGATCCTCCCCACCATCTCCTCGGTGACGAGCGAGGTGCTGAAGACCGTCCCCTCCTCGCTGCGCGAGGGCGCGCTCGCGCTCGGCGCCACGCGCTGGGAGGCGATCCGGCTCGCGGTCCTGCCGTACGCCCGCCCCGGCATCCTGGGCGCGGTGCTGCTCGGCCTCGGCCGGGCGCTCGGCGAGACGATGGCCGTCACCATGGTCATCGGGAACGCGCCCGAGATCTCCGCCTCGCTCTTCGCGCCGGGGTACTCGCTGCCGGCGGTCATCGCGAACGAGTTCGCCGAGGCGAGCGGCGCGCTGCACCTCGGGGCGCTGGCGGGGCTCGCGCTGGTGCTGTTCGGGCTGGCGCTGGTGATGAACTCCGCCGCGCGCCTGCTGGTGCGGCTCGTCGCGCGGGGCGGGAGGGCGGCGGCATGA
- the pstS gene encoding phosphate ABC transporter substrate-binding protein PstS: MMKTLRLAALLALAALGSARADSLLITGAGATFPFPLYSKWFSDYNKLKPELRFNYQSIGSGGGIQQITARTVDFGASDAPLTDEELAKAPGLQHVPTVLGAVVVTYQAPVADLRLTPETLAALFLGEITRWNDPRLAKDNPGAKLPDVPVTIVHRSDGSGTTAIFTDYLAKVSPAWKSKVGAGKSVKWPAGLGAKGNEGVTGLVKQTPGALGYVELAYATQNKLAMASLKNHDGHFVRPSLAATSAAAAGVDVPPDYRVSITDARGADAYPIASFTYLLVYRDQQDKAKGEALVHFLWWAVHDGQHTAPGLDYAPLPKPVVAQLEKTLASITVQGKPVSLATSR; the protein is encoded by the coding sequence ATGATGAAGACGCTGCGCCTCGCCGCGCTCCTCGCCCTCGCGGCGCTCGGCTCCGCCCGCGCCGACTCGCTGCTCATCACCGGCGCCGGGGCGACCTTCCCGTTCCCGCTCTATTCCAAGTGGTTCAGCGACTACAACAAGCTGAAGCCCGAGCTCCGGTTCAACTACCAGTCCATCGGCTCCGGCGGCGGCATCCAGCAGATCACGGCGCGCACCGTCGACTTCGGCGCCTCCGACGCCCCCCTGACCGACGAGGAGCTGGCCAAGGCCCCCGGCCTGCAGCACGTCCCGACCGTCCTCGGCGCCGTCGTCGTCACCTACCAGGCCCCGGTGGCCGACCTCCGCCTCACCCCCGAGACGCTGGCGGCGCTCTTCCTGGGCGAGATCACCCGCTGGAACGACCCCCGCCTCGCGAAGGACAACCCGGGCGCGAAGCTCCCCGACGTCCCGGTCACCATCGTCCACCGCTCGGACGGCTCCGGCACGACCGCCATCTTCACCGACTACCTCGCCAAGGTCTCGCCGGCGTGGAAGTCGAAGGTGGGCGCCGGCAAGAGCGTCAAGTGGCCGGCCGGCCTCGGCGCCAAGGGCAACGAGGGCGTGACCGGGCTCGTGAAGCAGACCCCCGGCGCCCTCGGCTACGTCGAGCTCGCCTACGCCACCCAGAACAAGCTCGCCATGGCCTCGCTGAAGAACCACGACGGCCACTTCGTCCGGCCCTCGCTCGCGGCCACGTCCGCCGCCGCGGCCGGCGTGGACGTCCCGCCCGACTACCGCGTCTCCATCACCGACGCGCGGGGCGCGGACGCCTACCCGATCGCCTCCTTCACCTACTTGCTCGTGTACCGGGATCAGCAGGACAAGGCGAAGGGCGAGGCGCTGGTGCACTTCCTGTGGTGGGCCGTCCACGACGGGCAGCACACCGCGCCCGGCCTCGACTACGCCCCGCTCCCGAAGCCCGTGGTGGCGCAGCTCGAGAAGACCCTCGCCTCGATCACCGTCCAGGGGAAGCCGGTCTCCCTTGCCACCTCCCGCTGA
- a CDS encoding sensor histidine kinase, with the protein MALFKTRLAQAIRALQDELAGGPRAELPAELELLGGLVHTREERARTKEEPEREILAALPDAAAVVGKDGLIRAANAAFEALAPSGRATGLSPIEITRSAELDEAVRRALEGTGRAIELELPARRRSFQAQVAPLLRGEVLVLLRDVTEARRAAATRRDFVANASHELRTPIAAIRGAADTLLGGALEDPGAARQFAEMIARQAERLSRLTADLLDLSRVESGQWVMQLERVELQPLVQTVLELHAGRAAEKRLALTGAVEQPLAVRADGRALEHVLVNLVDNAVKYTPAGGRIEVSAARGEREVLLTVADSGPGIAAHHLPRLFERFYRADPGRGREQGGTGLGLAIVKHLVQAQGGEVGVVSGASGSRFWVKLPGA; encoded by the coding sequence GTGGCGCTCTTCAAGACGCGGCTGGCGCAGGCGATCCGGGCGCTGCAGGACGAGCTCGCCGGCGGGCCGCGCGCCGAGCTGCCGGCCGAGCTCGAGCTGCTGGGCGGGCTCGTCCACACCCGCGAGGAGCGGGCCCGCACCAAGGAGGAGCCGGAGCGGGAGATCCTCGCCGCGCTGCCCGACGCGGCGGCGGTGGTCGGGAAGGACGGCCTCATCCGCGCCGCCAACGCCGCCTTCGAGGCGCTGGCGCCGAGCGGGCGCGCCACCGGGCTCTCCCCCATCGAGATCACCCGCTCCGCCGAGCTGGACGAGGCGGTGCGGCGCGCGCTGGAGGGCACCGGCCGCGCGATCGAGCTCGAGCTGCCGGCGCGGCGGCGATCGTTCCAGGCGCAGGTGGCGCCGCTCCTGCGGGGCGAGGTGCTGGTGCTCCTGCGCGACGTCACGGAGGCGCGCCGGGCCGCGGCGACGCGGCGCGACTTCGTCGCCAACGCGAGCCACGAGCTCCGCACCCCGATCGCCGCCATCCGCGGCGCCGCCGACACGCTGCTCGGCGGCGCCCTGGAGGACCCCGGCGCGGCGCGGCAGTTCGCGGAGATGATCGCCCGCCAGGCGGAGCGGCTCTCCCGGCTGACCGCGGACCTGCTCGACCTGTCGCGGGTCGAGTCCGGCCAGTGGGTGATGCAGCTCGAGCGGGTGGAGCTGCAGCCGCTCGTGCAGACCGTGCTCGAGCTGCACGCGGGCCGGGCGGCGGAGAAGCGCCTCGCGCTCACCGGCGCCGTCGAGCAGCCGCTCGCGGTGCGCGCCGACGGGCGGGCCCTCGAGCACGTGCTCGTGAACCTGGTGGACAACGCCGTGAAGTACACGCCCGCCGGCGGCCGGATCGAGGTGTCGGCCGCGCGCGGCGAGCGCGAGGTGCTCCTCACGGTCGCCGACAGCGGCCCGGGGATCGCCGCCCACCACCTCCCGCGGCTCTTCGAGCGCTTCTACCGGGCCGATCCCGGCCGGGGGCGCGAGCAGGGAGGCACGGGCCTCGGCCTCGCCATCGTCAAGCACCTGGTGCAGGCCCAGGGAGGCGAGGTGGGCGTGGTGAGCGGCGCGTCGGGGAGCCGCTTCTGGGTGAAGCTGCCCGGGGCGTGA
- a CDS encoding response regulator, giving the protein MPAILIVDDERDLLSVLDFNLRQAGFETLLAASGAEALAQLRRRVPDLVLLDLMLPDLSGTEVCRTLKSDPRTRGVPVMMLTAKGEEVDKVVGFELGAEDYVTKPFSVRELVLRVKALLRRVHGAPAPAEAGRGPEPVGAIRVDVEAHRAFVAGEEVTLTPLEFRLLVTLMSRAGRVQSREQLLQDVWEMSSELETRTVDTHVKRLREKLGPARDLLETVRGVGYRLVPPSERD; this is encoded by the coding sequence GTGCCCGCCATCCTCATCGTGGACGACGAGCGAGACCTGCTCTCGGTGCTCGACTTCAACCTCCGGCAGGCCGGCTTCGAGACGCTGCTCGCCGCGAGCGGCGCCGAGGCGCTGGCCCAGCTGCGCCGCCGCGTCCCCGACCTCGTCCTGCTCGACCTCATGCTGCCCGACCTGTCCGGCACCGAGGTGTGCCGGACGCTCAAGAGCGACCCGCGCACCCGCGGCGTCCCGGTGATGATGCTCACCGCCAAGGGCGAGGAGGTGGACAAGGTCGTCGGGTTCGAGCTGGGCGCCGAGGACTACGTCACGAAGCCCTTCAGCGTCCGCGAGCTGGTGCTGCGGGTGAAGGCGCTCCTGCGCCGCGTCCACGGCGCCCCCGCGCCGGCCGAGGCGGGGCGCGGCCCCGAGCCGGTCGGCGCCATCCGCGTCGACGTCGAGGCCCACCGCGCCTTCGTCGCCGGCGAGGAGGTGACGCTCACGCCGCTCGAGTTCCGCCTGCTCGTCACCCTCATGTCCCGGGCCGGGCGCGTGCAGTCGCGCGAGCAGCTGCTCCAGGACGTCTGGGAGATGTCGAGCGAGCTCGAGACCCGCACCGTCGACACCCACGTGAAGCGGCTGCGCGAGAAGCTCGGCCCGGCCCGCGATCTGCTCGAGACGGTGCGCGGGGTGGGCTACCGGCTGGTCCCCCCCTCCGAGCGCGACTGA
- a CDS encoding GGDEF domain-containing protein — MPGRAPRRGHRLTHAAGVLLARAEAWTARLPRRAALALALVLMGCVALGDHLTGADVSFTLLYLGPIGLATWFVSLRAGVLVSTQSALISSAVDLMTRREPLPLGVVAWNLAVQLGVFLALTLLFGALKNRLEVEQQLARTDPLTHVSNRRDFVEQAGVELERARRTGRPITVAYLDCDDFKVINDRFGHAQGDLLLVAVASTLRHGTRAVDTVARLGGDEFGLLWVDTDGVTAEALTTRLRTALQETMAGYGWIVTFSIGAVTFLAPPLSVDDMLGHADRLMYEAKRSGKDAARFQVIGTQLSLPLEKAG, encoded by the coding sequence ATGCCCGGGCGCGCGCCGCGCCGCGGCCACCGCCTCACCCATGCGGCGGGGGTGCTGCTCGCGCGCGCGGAGGCCTGGACAGCCCGCCTGCCGCGGCGCGCCGCGCTGGCGCTGGCGCTCGTGCTGATGGGCTGCGTGGCGCTCGGCGACCACCTCACCGGCGCCGACGTCTCGTTCACGCTCCTCTACCTCGGCCCCATCGGGCTCGCCACCTGGTTCGTCTCCCTCCGCGCCGGCGTGCTGGTCTCGACCCAGAGCGCGCTCATCTCCTCCGCGGTGGACCTCATGACCCGCCGCGAGCCGCTGCCGCTCGGGGTGGTGGCCTGGAACCTGGCGGTGCAGCTCGGGGTCTTCCTCGCGCTCACGCTCCTCTTCGGCGCGCTCAAGAACCGGCTCGAGGTCGAGCAGCAGCTCGCCCGCACCGACCCCCTCACCCACGTGTCGAACCGGCGCGACTTCGTCGAGCAGGCGGGGGTGGAGCTGGAGCGGGCGCGCCGCACCGGCCGCCCCATCACCGTCGCCTACCTCGACTGCGACGACTTCAAGGTCATCAACGACCGGTTCGGCCACGCCCAGGGCGACCTGCTCCTGGTGGCCGTGGCGAGCACCCTCCGCCACGGCACCCGGGCGGTGGACACGGTGGCGCGCCTGGGCGGCGACGAGTTCGGCCTCCTCTGGGTGGACACGGACGGGGTCACCGCCGAGGCGCTCACGACGCGGCTCCGGACGGCGCTGCAGGAGACGATGGCCGGCTACGGCTGGATCGTCACCTTCAGCATCGGCGCGGTCACCTTCCTGGCGCCGCCCCTCTCGGTGGACGACATGCTCGGCCACGCGGATCGCCTCATGTACGAGGCGAAGCGGTCGGGCAAGGACGCGGCGCGGTTCCAGGTCATCGGCACCCAGCTCTCGCTGCCGCTGGAGAAGGCGGGCTGA
- a CDS encoding THUMP domain-containing class I SAM-dependent RNA methyltransferase produces MKYFATCAKGTEGALRRELSALRLHAVRGEQGGVSFEGKLEAGLAACLHSRVAMRVLLELARFPAGDAASLYDGARAVDWSAWLTTRTTLAVESTLRDSGLTHSGYAALKVKDAVVDALRDKLGARPDVDPKDPDVRIVLHVAGDEATLSLDLAGEPLHRRGYRSGMTPAPLKETLAAAVLALGGVDRERPFIDPMCGSGTLAIEHALAARRIAPGLGRPFGFQRWPAYRGALQSTWDRMKEEARRAALPAAPAPIVARDLFTKALDAARKNAAAAGVLADLRFERGDVRDLAPEPGMAPGTLCMNPPYGERLMGKPGDEERGRAGGAPRGARPGAGRRGGREEPPAFDRRAAHVSQLKLEGLYRGMAEALGRFHGWSAVLLSGNPHLDAAMGRAEVRHRLWNGPLEVRLLRYRLR; encoded by the coding sequence ATGAAATACTTCGCCACCTGCGCCAAGGGCACCGAGGGCGCGCTCCGCCGGGAGCTCTCGGCGCTGCGGCTGCACGCGGTCCGCGGCGAGCAAGGCGGCGTCTCGTTCGAGGGGAAGCTCGAGGCCGGCCTCGCCGCCTGCCTGCACAGCCGCGTGGCCATGCGCGTGCTGCTCGAGCTGGCGCGCTTCCCCGCCGGCGACGCGGCCTCCCTCTACGACGGCGCGCGGGCGGTGGACTGGAGCGCCTGGCTCACCACCCGCACCACGCTCGCGGTCGAGTCCACGCTGCGCGACTCCGGCCTCACCCACTCCGGCTACGCCGCCCTCAAGGTGAAGGACGCGGTGGTGGACGCGCTGCGCGACAAGCTGGGGGCGCGGCCCGACGTCGATCCGAAGGACCCCGACGTCCGGATCGTGCTCCACGTCGCCGGCGACGAGGCCACGCTGTCGCTCGATCTGGCCGGCGAGCCGCTCCACCGCCGTGGCTACCGCTCCGGCATGACCCCGGCGCCGCTCAAGGAGACCCTGGCCGCCGCCGTGCTGGCCCTGGGGGGCGTCGACCGCGAGCGGCCGTTCATCGACCCCATGTGCGGCTCCGGCACGCTCGCCATCGAGCACGCGCTCGCGGCGCGCCGCATCGCCCCCGGGCTGGGCCGCCCGTTCGGCTTCCAGCGCTGGCCCGCCTACCGCGGCGCGCTCCAGTCCACCTGGGACCGCATGAAGGAGGAGGCGCGCCGCGCCGCGCTGCCCGCCGCGCCGGCGCCCATCGTCGCCCGCGACCTCTTCACCAAGGCGCTCGACGCCGCCCGGAAGAACGCCGCCGCCGCCGGCGTGCTGGCCGACCTGCGCTTCGAGCGCGGCGACGTGCGCGACCTCGCGCCCGAGCCGGGGATGGCGCCGGGGACGCTGTGCATGAACCCGCCCTACGGCGAGCGGCTCATGGGGAAGCCGGGCGACGAGGAGCGCGGGAGAGCGGGCGGCGCGCCGCGCGGCGCACGCCCGGGCGCCGGCCGGCGCGGGGGCCGCGAGGAGCCGCCCGCCTTCGACCGCCGCGCCGCGCACGTCTCGCAGCTCAAGCTGGAGGGGCTCTACCGCGGGATGGCCGAGGCGCTGGGCCGCTTCCACGGCTGGAGCGCGGTGCTCCTGTCCGGCAACCCGCACCTCGACGCCGCCATGGGCCGGGCCGAGGTGCGGCACCGGCTCTGGAATGGGCCGCTCGAGGTCCGGCTGCTCCGCTATCGCCTGCGGTGA